A genomic stretch from Candidatus Methylacidithermus pantelleriae includes:
- a CDS encoding FkbM family methyltransferase: protein MTRSTLFYQCLWSVRQNIHPLNVVRKVAVGRAILRFLNVPIFTKVAAVEFPVCVRLVEHMSLWFLPEGPEPSMLAFFRSLARLSQIQSFWDIGANIGFYSWVACQLWPKAYVRMFEPDQDNVRLIVRTIEKNRLSNVVVRPVAVGSKDGPHWFLRDLSSHHQGRLVESPRDGATAGSCSAIRRIEVVTIDREREDTRPPELVKIDVEGAEGLVLEGGINTLRRDGPIVICECHKGSGSVLEVLESIGYQRVRPPEMSGGKGPEYVIALPGRLRGLAFPLVESWREEMAKLSTGKEGGLCLSM from the coding sequence ATGACTAGAAGTACCTTGTTCTATCAATGCCTTTGGAGCGTTCGACAAAATATCCATCCTTTAAATGTTGTCCGGAAGGTGGCAGTGGGAAGAGCAATCCTCAGGTTCCTAAACGTACCAATCTTCACGAAGGTTGCTGCTGTGGAGTTTCCTGTGTGTGTGCGCCTTGTAGAACACATGTCGCTCTGGTTTCTTCCGGAAGGGCCGGAGCCGTCCATGTTAGCTTTTTTCCGATCGTTAGCCAGGCTTTCACAGATCCAAAGCTTTTGGGATATCGGTGCGAATATTGGCTTTTATAGTTGGGTGGCATGCCAGCTGTGGCCGAAGGCATATGTTCGGATGTTTGAGCCGGATCAAGATAATGTGCGACTTATTGTGCGAACGATTGAGAAAAACAGATTGAGTAACGTCGTTGTTCGGCCAGTCGCAGTTGGGAGCAAAGACGGACCGCACTGGTTCCTTCGGGATCTTTCGAGTCACCACCAGGGTCGTTTAGTAGAATCACCTCGGGATGGTGCAACGGCCGGGAGTTGTAGTGCGATCCGTAGAATAGAAGTTGTCACGATCGATCGCGAGCGGGAGGATACCAGGCCGCCGGAATTAGTGAAGATTGATGTGGAAGGGGCAGAGGGACTGGTTTTAGAAGGAGGCATAAACACATTGAGAAGGGACGGACCGATTGTGATATGTGAATGCCATAAGGGCAGTGGGAGTGTGCTGGAGGTTTTGGAAAGCATAGGCTACCAAAGGGTGCGGCCGCCTGAGATGAGCGGCGGAAAAGGTCCGGAATATGTGATTGCTCTCCCAGGGCGTCTTCGTGGACTGGCTTTTCCGCTAGTAGAGTCTTGGAGGGAGGAGATGGCGAAACTTTCTACGGGCAAAGAAGGTGGGTTGTGTTTGTCCATGTGA